The nucleotide sequence ATTGATGCCGTGGCCTCGGGGCGAAGCGTAATCGAGTCGCCGCTCTTGTCCTCGAATGTGTACATCTCTTTGCTGACAATGTCGGTCGTGTCGCCAATTCCCCGCGAGAAAAGCTCGGTTCGCTCGAAGGTGGGAACGCGAATCTCACCGTAGCCATAGCGCGCGAATACATCGCGAGCCTTGCGCTCGGCATCGTTCCAGCGCCCGGCCTCCTCGGGAAGAATATCCTTCACGCCGCGAGGGGCGTTGAGTTTTTGCTTGGCCACTTTCATGCTCCCTAATACGTTTGATCGCTCGCCGCGTGAATCACATATGGTGTGAGAAAGCTCTATAGGCTATCGGCCTAATGATCAAGCCGCCCCTGCTCTTCCTAGCCGCCAAAGGCCGCCTCGATAAGCAAGGGGAGGGCTTCGCCTGATGCCGCTTGAACAGATTCGTTCAATGCCTCGCTAAGATCCGTGCGCTCTGGATTGATCTCCAAAACAAACGCCCCGACCCGGCGGGCGAGAAGCGGCATGCCCGCCGCAGGCTGAACCACTGCCGATGTTCCTGCCACGATGAAAAAATCGCAAGCCTCGATGGCTCCCAATGATGATTTTATATCTTCAGAGTTGAGCATCTCACCGAACCAGACAATGTGCGGCCTCATAAAACCACCGCATTCACCGCATAGGAGTGGTATCGGGGATACCGGCACATCGCGGTTCTCGCGGGGCGCAGCGTTTTCACATCCCGAATTGGCGCACCGCACCCGCCAGAT is from Nitrospinaceae bacterium and encodes:
- a CDS encoding NAD-dependent deacylase; protein product: MFSRDAITALQSARSITVLTGAGVSAESGVPTFRGAGGLWRNFKATDLATPEAFERDPKLVWEFYNYRREMLAPLQPNPGHHAIAAIEARAEDFTLITQNIDNLHRIAGSKILIELHGNIWRVRCANSGCENAAPRENRDVPVSPIPLLCGECGGFMRPHIVWFGEMLNSEDIKSSLGAIEACDFFIVAGTSAVVQPAAGMPLLARRVGAFVLEINPERTDLSEALNESVQAASGEALPLLIEAAFGG